Proteins encoded together in one Micromonospora kangleipakensis window:
- a CDS encoding RNA polymerase sigma factor yields MTAADAVGDLLRTLAPQVLAVLVRRHGQFYACEDAVQESLLAAAVQWPAQGLPEHPRSWLVTVATRRLTDEWRSERARRDREVAVALREPGYAAVAPPADEESPTGDDTLKLLFLCCHPALTVPAQVALTLRAVGGLTTAQIARAYLVPEATMSQRIRRAKQRIEATGARFVLPSAADRDERLRAVLHVLYLIFNEGYTASSGPDLHRAELTGEAIRLTRELRRLLPDDGEVTGLLALMLLTDAHRAARTGPAGELVPLAEQDRSRWDRAAIEEGVDLVTEALTWSPPGPYQVQAAIAAVHAEAPSAAETDWRQIVALYRLLARIAPNPMVTLNQAAAVAMVDGPRAGLALLAPLDADERTAGHHRLAAVRAHLLELAGERASARAAYRAAARGTTSLPERRYLEVRATRLAADR; encoded by the coding sequence GTGACCGCTGCCGACGCCGTCGGGGATCTGCTGCGCACCCTGGCGCCGCAGGTCCTCGCCGTCCTCGTCCGGCGGCACGGCCAGTTCTACGCCTGCGAGGACGCCGTGCAGGAATCGCTGCTCGCCGCCGCCGTGCAGTGGCCCGCGCAGGGCCTGCCCGAGCACCCCCGCTCCTGGCTGGTCACCGTGGCGACCCGCCGGCTCACCGACGAGTGGCGCAGCGAGCGGGCCCGCCGGGACCGCGAGGTGGCGGTGGCGCTCCGCGAGCCCGGGTACGCGGCGGTCGCGCCGCCCGCCGACGAGGAGTCGCCGACCGGGGACGACACGCTGAAGCTGCTCTTCCTCTGCTGCCATCCGGCGCTCACCGTCCCGGCGCAGGTGGCGTTGACGCTGCGCGCGGTCGGCGGCCTGACCACCGCGCAGATCGCCCGGGCCTACCTGGTGCCGGAGGCGACCATGAGTCAGCGGATCCGCCGGGCCAAGCAGCGGATCGAGGCGACCGGGGCCCGCTTCGTCCTGCCCTCGGCCGCCGATCGCGACGAGCGGCTGCGCGCCGTGCTGCACGTGCTCTACCTGATCTTCAACGAGGGCTACACCGCCTCCAGCGGGCCCGACCTGCACCGGGCGGAGCTGACCGGGGAGGCGATTCGGCTGACCCGGGAGCTGCGGCGGTTGCTCCCCGACGACGGCGAGGTCACCGGGCTGTTGGCGCTGATGCTGCTCACCGACGCGCACCGGGCCGCCCGGACCGGGCCGGCGGGTGAGCTGGTCCCGCTGGCCGAGCAGGACCGCAGCCGCTGGGACCGGGCCGCGATCGAGGAGGGGGTCGACCTGGTCACCGAGGCGCTGACCTGGTCGCCGCCCGGGCCGTACCAGGTGCAGGCGGCGATCGCCGCGGTGCATGCCGAGGCGCCGTCGGCGGCGGAGACCGACTGGCGGCAGATCGTCGCGCTCTACCGGCTGCTCGCGCGGATCGCGCCGAACCCGATGGTCACCCTCAACCAGGCCGCCGCGGTGGCCATGGTGGACGGCCCGCGCGCCGGGCTCGCCCTGCTGGCGCCGCTGGACGCCGACGAGCGGACGGCCGGGCACCACCGCCTCGCCGCCGTCCGCGCCCACCTGCTGGAGCTGGCCGGCGAGCGGGCGTCGGCGCGGGCGGCGTACCGGGCCGCCGCCCGGGGCACCACCAGC